The DNA region CAACGGGGTCCAAGGCGGACGAGCCATTGCGGCACTGGCCGCACTCATCGGCGGCTACGACCGGCCAGGCACAATGATCATTCCGGACAAGCAGGGCAACAAGCACGTAGAAGTCGTGCCCGACGAGGTGGCAAAGAGCACCCTGTCTCAGCCGAGGTTCGACGAGTTGAGCCAGTATCCCTTGGGCCATAGCTCCGGTGTGTACTGCAAGCTCTTCGAGAACCTAGCGGAGGACAAGGGTCCCTACAAGCCCAAGATGCTGATGTGCATCTTCCAGAACCCCATGATGGCGGTACCGGGGAGTCAGGTAGTTACCAAGGCTCTTGCTAAACTGGAGACGCTCGTTGTCGTTGACACCATGATGAGCGAGACGGCGCTATTCGCAGATTACGTGCTGCCAGGAACTACCTATTTGGAGCGATACGATCTGAACACCCACTGGGTCACCTGGCCAGTGCTGGGTCTACGACAGCCCGTTGTGAAGCCCATTTTCGGCCAACTCGCAGAGTACGAGACCGTCGTTGCACTCGGTCGAAGAATCGGGCTCCGTGACGGTGGAGGCAAGGATTTCTTCACGATTGGGCCAACGACGAAGCAACCGATCAGCGATTTAACAGCATGGTACGAGGATTACCTCTCCAACGAGCTGCTCCAGGGGGCCCCGAAGATCAGCCTTTCGCAGCTAAAGGAGCTTGCAGGTGCCGTGTGGGTCTCGCCGAAGGGCACTGCATACGAAAAGTACGGTGCGCCGTTGTCCGATGCGCAGCTCGAGAATGCCTGGTTCGACGGCGAGCGCAACAGTGAGGGAACCGCAATATACGATAAGCCCAAAGACAGCGGTGGGAAGCGGATCGGAACAGTCGTTGGTAGTCGTGCAGTGAAGGGCTTCGGAACCCCGAGTGGGAAAATCGAGTTCTTCTCCAAGAGCCTCGACGGCAAAGTAGATGCCACGGGCAAGCCGATCAACCCTCTGCCCGCGTACGAGCCAAGAGATTGGCAACCTTCCGCGGATTATCCCTACTACCTTATCAACTGGAAGGAAGCGAGCCATACGCACTCACGCACCCAAAACAACCAACTGCTACTCGAGATTAAGCCGAGCAATCCGCTGGTAGTCCATCCGAGTACCGCGGCCAAGCACGGCCTGAAGACGGGTGATGCAGTGATGGTGATTTCACCACACGGTCGCACCAAGGCAACCGTACTCGTTTCCGAACGTATCCACCCAGAGGTCGTAGGTCTACAACACGGCTTCGGACATACTGCGCTAGGAAGAAACGCCAAGGGGCGCGGAACCTCGGACTCCTACCTGCGTCCGGCGAAGGCCGACCCTTTGTCGGGACAGGCACTCCACAAGGAAGCATGCGTTAAGCTAGTGAAGATACCGTAGTACCGCGGCCCACGCGCCGGGGTGTTGCGTAAGTGCACGTGATACCCCGGGTGTCGGTCCTGGCAGTTGCGGCTGCAGATAGACGCCGACGCCTGCCCCAAGTCCGCCGCGAAGCGGTACGGAGGGGCGGGGCAAGCCGCATTCGGTGCTCCAAACCGTGCCGACGCTGCCGAGTAGACGCGCTGCACAACCACGTCTGCCCTTCGTTGCCTCGGTCGATCATTCTTCGGGTGGCCGGTGGAGGTCGCGCCTTTGCACGCGAAAGCGTGCTGCTCGGTGCGAGTCGCGAACGGACGGCTGACGCAGCAGCGGGTCGGGGGCGGCGGTGTGTCGAACCT from Fimbriimonadia bacterium includes:
- a CDS encoding molybdopterin-dependent oxidoreductase; this encodes MYVYDEKIGRRMFLKTATAAATLGAVAGRTQDPVLPENRSHSRNAEGRRQWGREAGEWIPTCCNMCGGQSGILVQVIDGIVTKIEPNHWNPNNYSNISTDFFEGYTEQYGCSEGASICAKGHAGIMQLYDPDRVKTPLKRGNPDKFPGADPKWQEISWDQALSEIAAKMKGLRDAGEAHKLLWISEDHSFTHIQQDFCKLYGTPNYGMHSNLCDVARKASFKSVMGHDRPIADFIQSKYILLFGWNPTSAIKWVYLPRILTRGIERGAKLVVVDPYLSDTAAKAHEWVAIRPGTDGALALAMCHVIIAERLYDEQFVKTWTTGFDQFATHVRDKSPGWAAEITGIPADTIERLAREVATTKPACVDVWSGPGQHSNGVQGGRAIAALAALIGGYDRPGTMIIPDKQGNKHVEVVPDEVAKSTLSQPRFDELSQYPLGHSSGVYCKLFENLAEDKGPYKPKMLMCIFQNPMMAVPGSQVVTKALAKLETLVVVDTMMSETALFADYVLPGTTYLERYDLNTHWVTWPVLGLRQPVVKPIFGQLAEYETVVALGRRIGLRDGGGKDFFTIGPTTKQPISDLTAWYEDYLSNELLQGAPKISLSQLKELAGAVWVSPKGTAYEKYGAPLSDAQLENAWFDGERNSEGTAIYDKPKDSGGKRIGTVVGSRAVKGFGTPSGKIEFFSKSLDGKVDATGKPINPLPAYEPRDWQPSADYPYYLINWKEASHTHSRTQNNQLLLEIKPSNPLVVHPSTAAKHGLKTGDAVMVISPHGRTKATVLVSERIHPEVVGLQHGFGHTALGRNAKGRGTSDSYLRPAKADPLSGQALHKEACVKLVKIP